In Apium graveolens cultivar Ventura chromosome 10, ASM990537v1, whole genome shotgun sequence, the following are encoded in one genomic region:
- the LOC141693035 gene encoding remorin 4.1-like: MALSNHILATTSPTTANQQNLDHESNQEHNPGFRDIHALAPPYLPRLRQPWETSSRAPSLSTGSFDGGSNEANVYSAMSREFNALVLGGSTTGNNGSEADHNSVFMGMIGEEEEMNPLAIVPDTSNHVDPQSSPWRPAARGSTTVSRMNGLVGDDHHVSVHGVKKGEVEMKILAWQNAKIAKITNRFKREDAIIKGWEGEQIQKSSSKMKKVERKLEEKRARAQEKMENEIAKAHRKAEERKASAEARRGTKVAKVFEIAHLMKAMGKPPPRRSF, encoded by the exons ATGGCTTTGAGTAATCACATATTAGCCACAACAAGCCCTACTACAGCCAACCAACAAAACCTAGATCATGAAAGTAATCAAGAACATAACCCTGGGTTCAGAGACATCCATGCTCTGGCCCCACCTTACCTTCCTCGTCTTCGACAACCTTGGGAAACAAGTAGTCGTGCACCGTCGCTATCAACAGGCAGCTTTGATGGCGGATCCAATGAGGCGAATGTGTATTCTGCAATGAGCAGGGAGTTCAATGCTTTAGTTCTGGGAGGGTCTACGACAGGAAACAATGGTAGTGAAGCTGATCACAATAGTGTTTTCATGGGAATGATAGGAGAGGAGGAGGAAATGAACCCTTTGGCTATTGTGCCGGATACTAGTAATCATGTGGATCCTCAGTCTTCTCCTTGGCGGCCTGCTGCTAGAGGGAGTACTACTGTTAGTCGAATGAATGGTTTGGTCGGTGATGATCATCATGTGTCGGTGCATGGAGTTAAGAAAGGGGAGGTGGAGATGAAGATACTTGCATGGCAAAATGCCAAGATTGCCAAGATTACTAATAGGTTTAAGCGCGAGGATGCGATTATTAAGGGCTGGGAAGGTGAGCAGATTCAGAAGTCAAGTTCGAAGATGAAGAAAGTTGAG AGAAAGCTGGAGGAGAAGAGGGCAAGAGCACAGGAGAAGATGGAGAATGAGATAGCAAAGGCACACAGAAAAGCAGAGGAAAGAAAAGCATCAGCAGAGGCTAGGAGAGGAACAAAAGTGGCTAAGGTCTTTGAAATTGCACATTTGATGAAAGCTATGGGAAAACCCCCACCTAGGCGCTCCTTTTAA